The Sorangiineae bacterium MSr11367 genome window below encodes:
- a CDS encoding amino acid adenylation domain-containing protein, translated as MASNGKYPLTPSQQRMWIIHRLNPDSTAYNSPVVRTIRGNVDPRRLERAFLQLVQRHEQLRAAFFLWEGEPVQEIHDVSSFELTYVEGVAATDVPKKISDFIRPFSLDRAPLLRAALFRLEAGSSHVLVLDLHHIVSDLRSEDILVRDLFRLYHDMWLPELGAPYKAYAEWLAAHATAAELRLEEAFWLSKFAGELPVLQLPVDRPRPPVFDFRGTIRHFPVGQERSDALRAFSGAHAMSLRDMALTALFVLLAKYSFQEDIIVGVPHEVRRAEDMAELVGLFINTLPIRAHVHPDKVARTLLAEVRDDACEARRHFLYDVRYLVEKLQPPRDPSRNPLYDVLFFHHRLHTATYGELEVAPRDFVHDKAEVDLTFGLLETDDQLSFTIEYATSSFDAATIERMAAHYRRVLDRLVGSPDARLGDLDFLSTEERQQLASFNETARAYPWRTIDRLFEEQVARTPDHPAIRYRNETLCYRELDTRANRVANMLRARGAAPGDVVAVFAHPSVDMIAGLLGILKAGCAYLPIEPSLPAERVAHMLQSGGAKLLLAQHDLAARYSADPWRAPGEREPTALACVLYTSGSTGHPKGTLVRHFNVVRTLENANYLTVRPSDRLLQLASYAFDASLFEVFGALLHGATLVVADEDSRRDLGGIAGLLCEERVSVAFMTSALFNAMVDEKLDAMTGLRKILTGGERASVHHMRKALARLGPGKLLHMYGPTESTVFATYYPVDHVSEDATGIPIGYPLSNTRVSVLNGRSPVPVGMAGELCIAGDGLAAGYLDQALTEQKFVSILGERVYRTGDIAKWRDDGALEFIGRKDRQTKIRGMRIEPEEIEAALQSHPGVKAAVVLVREDARGDKYLQALYAVMAGGAPTPDELTAYAGRRLPAYMVPASVAMVESFSLDANGKIDRRRLPVPALAPAMGEVVQPPVTEVEKAIAAIWSELLNPSHVDIHSSFFESGGHSLSAAILSSRIEQALHVPLSLREVFEHPTIAGLAARVSSKSRGHSQTRVPRSEMRTHYPLSFSERMVYAHQHATNGNHGYHSIFPMLVEGALDAEQLERALRAVVQRHEAFRSAYVLQDGVPVKKVLDKVDLHLAREEGTEADVPAIASRLREAYDLATPPLFRACLLTLGPERHVLVLANHHIVSDGVTEALLMREIGQLYRGEPLDPRPLQYRDYTVWQQRQWEEGRYRAHEHHWLEHLKGPLPLLELPLDRPRPSEASFEGHTVAVRLDAERTRQLRELAAAHQTTSFAVLFAAYTVLLHKYSGQEDVIVGVPVANRLHPDLQAIAGMFVNMMPWRSRPTANVPFAEYLAGIKTAAISAFECQDYPFERLVHALQVERDPSRNPIFDTIFVFQTTGPAVLDIEGLHIAPYPVPDASAKVDLTVEAFEYANEMHLSFTYATALFEEDTIRRVAESFLCLLSDIVAHPEKPLRALAWLTEADAARLIHAFNPPATAYPRENSLYQLFESCLQRHPRHIAVRFGDAALTYEELHARAESLAERLVELDVTPGRPVAMMTERSLEMIVGIWSILRIGGTYVPIDPGYPQERVQSILRDSGARVCLTAAMIREADARPGRSHVPPVGPPSGPAYIMYTSGSTGTPKGIAVSHHNVTRTVMQTNYLVIEPEDRILQLSNYAFDGSVFDIFGALLNGATLVLPRAEDVTDPERLAALIRESGISVLFLTTALFNACIDHDPSIFAPVRKVLFGGEQVSVPHVKKAFAHLGPDRLVHVYGPTETTVFSSAHRIDRVGEMVPIGRPLANTRAYVLNANLELNPIGVPGELYIAGEGVSQGYWNDSESTPARFVPDPFVPGAMVYKTGDLVKWQEDGELLFIGRADQQVKLRGFRIEPGEIEARLLEDPRVQQCAVVVKGDRFVAYCTSLVPLDGAALRAHLEKTLPHYMIPNRFVQLPKLPLTGSGKIDRRKLSTLSEPPAHAVTVAEPRTPVEASLAAVWCEAFGLDTVSVHDNFYALGGHSLKALQIVSLLQKRGHALSVSDLFRHPTIRELAAGAVRTLEAKPNADEPASVGPGDGISLSAVQHRFFQRDLVDRDIFNSPFLVALNEPVAPALLQQAVHGILERHPILTVRFQEHAPGRWRQHYREPDPGQYFLRVDLSSIPVPEHDATISAHSAALQRRFSIAEGHLCRVLLFENYQHRRGQVILFLFHHLVFDGISWEVFTDELQRHCRNEPIPGRRSTSYAEWSQRLERYAQERSFAEAAAHWQGVVSRGQPFLPDEMPRPYALQKEMVHHVTRPLRSAADVSTLHRAVQFYQANAFHLVLAAFCCACRDLQPRTSLPLYVMSAQRESFFDDVDLSQSVGFFAGAYPLCIDMLPDGEVPVVAQDVKNALLGVPKGGLDYFVSRFMPSLVGRYDGLEHAYPMLFHYVNQERASSDFCTPLPLPVGLTHSPDNPSAYLVNVTAALDPGGLQLTIYYSQAHFRAGTIEALSMAFERHLQRLVQHLVQHPVQHLQTDDHQSAAQ; from the coding sequence ATGGCATCGAATGGAAAATACCCGCTTACCCCTTCGCAGCAGCGGATGTGGATCATTCATCGATTGAATCCGGACAGCACGGCTTACAATTCCCCCGTCGTTCGGACCATTCGCGGCAACGTGGATCCCCGACGGCTGGAGCGGGCTTTTCTGCAGCTGGTGCAGCGGCACGAGCAGCTCCGCGCGGCCTTTTTCCTGTGGGAGGGCGAGCCGGTACAAGAGATTCACGACGTTTCGTCGTTCGAATTGACCTACGTCGAGGGCGTGGCCGCCACGGACGTCCCGAAGAAGATTTCGGACTTCATAAGGCCTTTCTCGCTGGACCGGGCGCCCCTGTTGAGGGCCGCGCTCTTTCGCCTGGAGGCCGGCTCCTCGCACGTCCTCGTCCTGGACCTGCACCACATCGTTTCCGATCTTCGGTCGGAGGACATTCTCGTTCGCGATCTGTTTCGGCTTTACCACGACATGTGGCTTCCGGAACTGGGCGCTCCCTACAAAGCGTACGCGGAGTGGCTGGCGGCGCACGCGACGGCGGCCGAGTTGCGGCTCGAGGAGGCCTTTTGGCTCTCGAAGTTCGCGGGGGAACTTCCCGTGTTGCAACTCCCGGTCGATCGTCCAAGGCCTCCCGTATTCGATTTTCGCGGAACGATTCGCCACTTTCCCGTGGGGCAAGAACGGTCCGACGCTTTGCGTGCGTTTTCGGGCGCGCACGCGATGTCGCTGCGCGACATGGCGCTCACGGCTTTGTTCGTGCTGCTGGCCAAATACAGCTTTCAAGAAGACATCATCGTCGGTGTGCCCCACGAGGTCCGGCGTGCGGAGGACATGGCGGAGCTCGTGGGCTTGTTCATCAACACGTTGCCGATTCGCGCGCACGTTCATCCGGACAAGGTCGCGCGAACGCTGCTGGCGGAGGTTCGCGACGATGCATGCGAAGCGCGGCGGCACTTTCTCTACGACGTGCGCTACCTCGTGGAAAAGCTGCAGCCACCGCGGGATCCGAGCCGGAATCCTTTGTACGACGTCTTGTTCTTCCATCATCGCCTGCACACGGCGACCTACGGGGAGCTCGAGGTGGCGCCCCGCGATTTCGTTCACGACAAGGCGGAGGTGGACCTGACCTTCGGTCTGCTCGAAACCGATGACCAACTGAGTTTTACCATCGAATACGCCACGTCCTCCTTCGATGCCGCGACCATCGAGCGGATGGCCGCGCACTACCGGCGCGTGCTCGATCGGCTCGTCGGCTCGCCCGATGCACGGCTCGGCGATCTGGATTTTCTCTCGACCGAGGAGCGGCAGCAATTGGCGTCGTTCAACGAGACGGCACGCGCCTACCCTTGGAGAACGATCGATCGGCTCTTCGAAGAGCAGGTCGCGCGGACTCCGGATCATCCTGCCATCCGATATCGAAACGAGACGCTCTGCTATCGGGAACTCGACACGAGAGCCAACCGCGTGGCCAACATGCTGCGAGCCCGCGGCGCCGCTCCGGGCGACGTGGTGGCAGTGTTCGCGCACCCCTCGGTCGACATGATCGCGGGTCTGTTGGGCATTCTCAAGGCCGGGTGCGCCTACCTGCCCATCGAGCCGAGCCTCCCAGCCGAGCGCGTCGCACACATGCTGCAGTCAGGCGGGGCGAAATTGTTGCTGGCGCAACATGACCTTGCGGCGCGCTACAGCGCGGACCCGTGGCGAGCACCGGGGGAACGCGAGCCGACGGCCCTGGCCTGTGTGCTCTACACCTCCGGCTCGACGGGCCACCCAAAGGGTACCCTGGTGCGGCACTTCAATGTCGTAAGGACCCTCGAAAATGCCAATTACCTGACGGTGCGCCCGTCGGACCGGCTGCTCCAACTGGCAAGTTACGCATTCGACGCCTCGCTGTTCGAAGTCTTCGGGGCGCTGCTTCATGGCGCGACCCTCGTCGTGGCGGACGAGGACTCGCGGCGCGATCTGGGGGGCATCGCAGGGCTGCTTTGCGAGGAACGCGTATCCGTCGCCTTCATGACGTCGGCGTTGTTCAACGCCATGGTGGACGAGAAGCTGGACGCGATGACCGGCCTGCGCAAGATCCTCACCGGCGGGGAGCGCGCCTCCGTCCATCACATGCGCAAAGCCTTGGCGCGCCTCGGCCCGGGCAAGTTGCTGCACATGTATGGACCCACGGAGAGTACCGTCTTTGCGACGTATTACCCCGTCGACCATGTGTCCGAGGATGCCACGGGCATCCCCATTGGATACCCATTGTCGAATACCAGGGTTTCCGTTTTGAACGGCCGCTCCCCCGTGCCCGTGGGCATGGCGGGGGAGCTGTGCATTGCGGGGGACGGCCTCGCCGCGGGGTATTTGGATCAAGCCCTCACGGAGCAGAAATTCGTCTCCATCTTGGGCGAACGGGTGTACCGCACGGGGGATATCGCGAAGTGGCGAGACGACGGTGCCCTCGAGTTCATCGGCCGAAAGGATCGGCAAACGAAGATCCGCGGCATGCGCATCGAGCCCGAGGAGATCGAGGCCGCGCTCCAGAGCCATCCCGGGGTGAAGGCGGCCGTCGTGCTCGTTCGCGAGGATGCGCGGGGCGACAAATATTTGCAGGCTCTTTATGCCGTCATGGCCGGCGGCGCCCCCACACCCGACGAGCTGACCGCGTACGCGGGTCGCCGCTTGCCGGCCTACATGGTCCCGGCCTCCGTTGCCATGGTGGAGTCTTTTTCCCTCGATGCCAATGGCAAGATCGACCGCCGACGTTTGCCGGTACCCGCCTTGGCGCCGGCGATGGGTGAGGTCGTGCAACCACCCGTCACGGAGGTGGAGAAGGCGATAGCCGCCATTTGGAGCGAGCTTTTGAATCCGTCGCACGTGGATATCCACTCGAGCTTCTTCGAAAGCGGTGGGCACTCGTTGAGCGCGGCGATTCTGTCCAGTCGGATCGAGCAAGCTTTGCACGTGCCCCTTTCGCTGCGCGAGGTCTTCGAGCATCCCACGATTGCGGGGCTCGCGGCGCGCGTATCGAGCAAGTCGAGGGGGCACTCCCAGACTCGGGTGCCGCGCAGCGAGATGCGGACGCACTACCCACTGAGCTTTTCCGAGCGCATGGTGTACGCGCACCAACACGCGACCAATGGGAATCATGGGTACCACTCCATCTTTCCCATGCTCGTCGAGGGCGCCCTGGACGCCGAGCAACTGGAGCGCGCACTTCGCGCGGTGGTGCAGCGGCACGAGGCGTTTCGGAGTGCGTACGTGCTCCAGGACGGCGTGCCGGTCAAAAAAGTGTTGGACAAGGTCGACCTTCATCTCGCACGCGAAGAGGGGACGGAGGCCGATGTCCCGGCGATCGCCTCGAGGCTCCGGGAAGCGTACGACCTTGCCACGCCGCCGCTCTTCCGGGCGTGTCTGCTGACCTTGGGACCTGAGCGGCACGTGCTCGTACTGGCCAATCATCATATCGTCTCGGACGGCGTCACCGAAGCTTTGCTCATGCGCGAGATTGGCCAGCTCTATCGGGGCGAGCCGCTCGACCCGCGCCCCTTGCAGTACAGGGATTACACCGTATGGCAGCAACGCCAATGGGAGGAGGGGCGGTATCGGGCGCACGAGCACCACTGGCTCGAGCACCTGAAAGGGCCATTGCCGCTGCTGGAGCTGCCGCTCGATCGTCCGCGACCTTCCGAGGCGAGCTTCGAGGGCCATACCGTGGCCGTTCGATTGGACGCGGAACGGACGCGCCAACTCCGCGAGCTCGCGGCGGCGCACCAGACGACGTCGTTCGCGGTCCTCTTTGCCGCGTACACCGTGTTGTTGCACAAGTACTCCGGGCAAGAAGACGTGATCGTAGGCGTACCCGTCGCCAACCGCCTGCACCCGGATCTGCAGGCCATCGCGGGAATGTTCGTCAACATGATGCCCTGGAGGAGTCGCCCCACGGCGAACGTGCCCTTCGCGGAGTACCTCGCGGGCATCAAAACGGCCGCGATCTCCGCGTTCGAATGCCAGGATTACCCGTTCGAGCGCCTCGTGCACGCCTTGCAAGTGGAACGGGACCCCTCCAGAAACCCGATTTTCGATACCATTTTCGTATTTCAAACCACCGGCCCCGCCGTCCTGGACATCGAAGGTTTGCACATTGCGCCCTATCCAGTGCCCGACGCGTCGGCAAAGGTGGATTTGACCGTCGAGGCGTTCGAATACGCCAACGAAATGCATCTGTCGTTCACCTACGCCACGGCTCTCTTCGAGGAGGACACCATCCGGCGCGTGGCGGAGTCCTTCCTTTGCTTGCTGTCGGACATCGTGGCCCACCCAGAAAAGCCGCTTCGCGCGCTCGCCTGGCTCACCGAGGCCGACGCCGCCCGGTTGATTCATGCATTCAATCCTCCCGCCACGGCGTATCCCCGAGAGAATTCGCTGTATCAACTCTTCGAATCCTGCCTGCAGCGGCATCCACGGCACATTGCCGTCCGCTTTGGCGACGCCGCCCTGACCTATGAAGAATTGCACGCGCGTGCCGAGTCCCTCGCCGAGCGGCTCGTGGAGCTCGATGTGACCCCGGGCAGGCCCGTCGCGATGATGACGGAGCGCTCGCTGGAGATGATTGTCGGCATTTGGAGCATTTTGAGGATAGGGGGCACCTACGTTCCCATCGACCCCGGCTACCCGCAAGAAAGGGTTCAATCGATCCTGCGCGATAGCGGAGCGCGCGTATGCCTCACGGCGGCCATGATCCGCGAGGCGGATGCGCGCCCGGGCAGGTCCCACGTTCCACCGGTGGGGCCGCCCAGCGGACCCGCGTACATCATGTACACCTCCGGTTCGACGGGTACCCCCAAGGGGATTGCGGTTTCGCACCACAATGTGACGCGAACGGTGATGCAAACGAATTACCTCGTCATCGAACCCGAGGATAGGATTCTGCAGCTGTCGAATTACGCCTTCGATGGGTCGGTGTTCGACATTTTTGGAGCATTGCTCAACGGCGCTACCTTGGTACTGCCCCGAGCGGAAGACGTCACCGATCCCGAGCGATTGGCCGCATTGATCCGCGAGTCCGGCATCAGCGTGTTGTTCCTCACCACGGCGTTGTTCAACGCATGCATCGACCACGATCCGTCGATTTTCGCGCCGGTGCGAAAAGTGTTGTTCGGCGGCGAGCAGGTTTCCGTCCCCCACGTGAAAAAGGCATTCGCCCATCTGGGGCCCGACAGGCTGGTTCACGTGTACGGCCCGACGGAAACGACCGTGTTCAGCAGCGCCCATCGGATTGACCGCGTTGGCGAAATGGTCCCCATTGGACGTCCACTGGCCAACACGCGCGCCTACGTTCTCAATGCAAACCTGGAGCTGAATCCCATCGGCGTACCCGGAGAGCTGTACATCGCGGGGGAGGGGGTGAGCCAAGGCTATTGGAACGATTCGGAATCGACGCCCGCGCGCTTCGTGCCCGATCCGTTCGTGCCCGGTGCGATGGTGTACAAAACCGGGGACCTGGTGAAATGGCAGGAAGACGGAGAGCTGCTCTTCATCGGGCGAGCGGACCAGCAAGTGAAGCTCAGAGGATTTCGCATCGAGCCCGGCGAGATCGAGGCACGGTTGCTGGAGGATCCTCGGGTGCAGCAGTGTGCCGTGGTGGTGAAGGGCGATCGGTTCGTCGCGTATTGCACCTCGTTGGTGCCGCTCGACGGCGCGGCGCTGCGGGCGCACCTCGAGAAAACGCTGCCCCATTACATGATTCCGAATCGGTTCGTGCAGCTGCCGAAGCTGCCCCTCACCGGCAGCGGAAAAATCGATCGTCGAAAGCTCTCGACCTTGTCGGAACCGCCGGCACATGCCGTCACGGTCGCCGAACCGCGAACCCCCGTCGAGGCGTCGCTGGCGGCCGTGTGGTGCGAGGCGTTCGGCCTGGATACGGTGAGCGTGCACGACAACTTCTATGCACTGGGCGGACACTCGCTGAAGGCGCTGCAGATCGTAAGCCTGTTGCAGAAGCGCGGGCATGCCCTCTCGGTGAGCGATCTCTTTCGCCATCCGACCATCCGCGAGCTCGCGGCGGGCGCCGTGCGGACGCTGGAAGCCAAGCCGAACGCGGATGAACCGGCGAGTGTGGGCCCGGGGGACGGCATTTCCTTGTCGGCCGTCCAACATCGCTTCTTCCAGCGTGACTTGGTCGATCGCGATATTTTCAATAGCCCCTTTCTCGTGGCGTTGAACGAACCCGTTGCGCCGGCGCTCCTCCAGCAGGCCGTGCACGGAATCCTTGAAAGGCATCCCATCCTCACGGTTCGCTTCCAGGAGCACGCCCCTGGCCGATGGCGGCAGCATTATCGGGAGCCCGACCCAGGGCAGTACTTCCTTCGGGTCGATCTATCGAGCATTCCCGTGCCGGAGCACGACGCCACCATTTCCGCGCACAGCGCCGCGCTGCAGCGTCGATTCTCGATCGCCGAAGGGCATTTGTGCAGGGTGCTGCTCTTCGAGAATTACCAGCATCGGCGCGGGCAAGTGATTCTCTTCTTGTTCCACCATTTGGTGTTCGACGGCATCTCTTGGGAGGTTTTCACCGACGAGCTTCAGCGGCATTGCCGAAACGAGCCGATTCCGGGCCGGCGCAGCACCTCGTATGCCGAATGGTCTCAGCGCTTGGAGCGCTACGCCCAGGAACGTAGCTTTGCCGAAGCCGCCGCCCATTGGCAGGGAGTGGTGTCGCGCGGGCAGCCCTTTCTGCCGGATGAAATGCCCCGCCCGTATGCGCTGCAAAAGGAAATGGTCCATCACGTCACGCGACCCCTTCGCAGTGCGGCCGACGTGTCCACGTTGCATCGTGCGGTCCAGTTTTACCAAGCGAACGCCTTTCATCTCGTGCTCGCCGCGTTTTGCTGCGCCTGCCGCGATCTCCAGCCGCGCACGTCGTTGCCGCTCTACGTGATGAGCGCCCAGCGCGAGTCTTTTTTCGACGACGTCGATCTTTCGCAATCGGTGGGATTCTTCGCGGGGGCCTATCCTTTGTGCATCGATATGTTGCCCGATGGGGAGGTTCCCGTTGTCGCGCAAGACGTCAAGAATGCGCTCCTGGGTGTGCCCAAAGGAGGACTCGACTATTTCGTTTCGAGGTTCATGCCGTCCTTGGTCGGACGGTACGATGGCTTGGAGCACGCGTACCCCATGCTGTTTCATTACGTGAACCAGGAGCGCGCCTCGAGCGACTTTTGCACGCCGCTGCCATTGCCCGTGGGGTTGACCCACTCGCCGGACAATCCCTCCGCATACCTGGTGAACGTGACCGCGGCCCTGGATCCCGGCGGCCTGCAATTGACCATTTACTATAGCCAGGCCCACTTTCGTGCCGGCACCATCGAGGCGCTCTCCATGGCCTTCGAACGACACCTCCAACGGCTCGTCCAGCACCTCGTCCAGCACCCCGTCCAGCACCTCCAGACGGACGATCATCAGAGCGCGGCTCAATGA
- a CDS encoding sulfatase-like hydrolase/transferase has product MIHAKRVAHGATLMVALSTCAACDRCGRAEPSTEVATVPTASNAPASTPAGPPRSLDAVELDGCTLGHRGILLDLGDASTRGRYGAHAMSRPTPETLEREGATWTRFREKAATLQFVALDRDFGDKPENPEAADSFVAARVRGGAAKSISVYLNGKPVGNWRLTKGETKILTARGSSELTTTGGNELLLRFNGVPKAAAGEAYAEIDWIHIGRGEPDANYAAPTRNDVTANPTLDGVARRALSLRAPGFVRCTGWIPQGGTAQAFAGIAGKGDAELRMSVIGDRTGKIAETTFSAHGGSWTKAEALLGDLGRPVTGTVGAFQVEVIRATPGARVLLGDPGIVAPKAPDAPPAPHGRGVVLVVFGELQPKTLSLYGGVLPTPELAGLAARGLVFDAHRATSTLSHAALAAMLSGRTGRANGVNDFDARLPQGVTTIADVARQAGVVSAMFTANPLTSALFGFDRGWGTFVAHGPDEDVLATRVFDDAAEWIEAHKGDRFLVVIHARGGHPPWDITGEELKGLEPSGYTGSIDPKHAAELLSKARHVPPAIHFGDTDRARTWALYSHAVAAHDAALGRLLTTLRRTGRDADTTLFVTGDLSVDEIGHSPSHVPFGEGEPPEEPLLWVPLVVVPPAGFSGGRRVKAPTADVDLAPSMANALALSPSSYFRGVDLYRTLAGSVPESGRPLLATSGNRYALRLGNFVLRGSDRREDLCDVLIEPACIADVSSTHPLATEALERMLFAILHEPGETPVPREPVTLDTKAGGALKAWGR; this is encoded by the coding sequence GTGATCCACGCGAAGCGAGTCGCGCACGGCGCCACGTTGATGGTCGCGCTCTCTACGTGCGCGGCCTGCGATCGCTGCGGGCGCGCGGAGCCATCGACGGAGGTGGCCACGGTGCCGACCGCTTCGAATGCCCCCGCGTCCACCCCCGCGGGGCCGCCGCGATCCCTCGATGCCGTGGAGCTCGACGGCTGCACCCTGGGGCATCGCGGAATCTTGCTCGACCTGGGCGACGCGAGCACGCGTGGGCGCTACGGCGCGCATGCGATGAGCCGCCCCACGCCCGAAACGCTCGAACGCGAGGGCGCGACCTGGACGCGCTTTCGCGAGAAGGCCGCCACCCTGCAGTTCGTCGCGCTCGATCGCGACTTCGGCGACAAGCCGGAGAATCCCGAGGCCGCCGACTCCTTCGTCGCCGCGCGCGTGCGTGGCGGCGCCGCCAAATCGATCAGCGTCTACCTGAATGGCAAGCCGGTCGGAAACTGGCGCCTCACCAAAGGGGAAACGAAGATCCTCACGGCGCGCGGCTCGAGCGAGCTGACCACCACGGGCGGCAACGAGCTGCTCCTGCGCTTCAACGGGGTGCCCAAAGCCGCGGCGGGCGAGGCCTACGCGGAGATCGATTGGATCCATATCGGTCGGGGCGAACCGGACGCCAACTACGCCGCCCCGACCCGCAACGACGTGACCGCCAATCCGACCCTCGATGGAGTGGCGCGGCGGGCGCTTTCGCTGCGGGCCCCTGGCTTCGTGCGCTGCACGGGATGGATCCCGCAGGGTGGCACGGCGCAGGCGTTTGCCGGCATCGCGGGCAAGGGCGACGCCGAGCTTCGCATGAGCGTGATCGGCGATCGCACCGGGAAAATCGCCGAGACGACGTTCTCCGCGCACGGGGGTTCGTGGACGAAGGCGGAGGCGTTGCTGGGCGATCTGGGTCGGCCGGTCACCGGCACGGTGGGCGCGTTCCAAGTCGAGGTGATCCGCGCGACGCCGGGAGCGCGTGTGCTGCTGGGCGATCCCGGCATCGTGGCCCCGAAAGCCCCGGACGCACCGCCGGCTCCGCACGGGCGCGGCGTGGTGCTCGTCGTCTTCGGCGAGCTGCAGCCGAAGACGCTGTCGCTCTACGGCGGCGTACTTCCCACGCCGGAGCTCGCGGGGCTGGCCGCGCGCGGCCTGGTCTTCGACGCGCACCGCGCGACGAGTACCCTGTCGCATGCCGCGCTGGCCGCGATGCTCAGCGGACGCACGGGACGCGCGAACGGGGTGAACGACTTCGACGCGCGGCTGCCCCAGGGCGTGACGACCATTGCGGACGTGGCGCGGCAGGCCGGGGTCGTCAGTGCGATGTTCACGGCGAATCCCCTGACGTCGGCCCTGTTCGGGTTCGACCGGGGTTGGGGCACCTTCGTGGCGCACGGACCGGACGAAGACGTGCTCGCCACCCGGGTGTTCGACGACGCCGCCGAGTGGATCGAGGCGCACAAGGGCGATCGCTTCCTCGTGGTGATCCATGCGCGCGGAGGGCACCCGCCGTGGGACATCACCGGCGAGGAGCTCAAAGGGCTCGAACCGTCGGGCTACACGGGAAGCATCGACCCGAAGCACGCCGCGGAGCTGCTTTCGAAGGCGCGCCACGTGCCGCCGGCGATTCATTTCGGCGACACCGACCGGGCCCGAACGTGGGCCCTGTACTCGCACGCGGTGGCGGCGCACGATGCTGCCCTCGGGCGCCTTTTGACGACGTTGCGCCGGACCGGACGGGACGCGGACACGACGTTGTTCGTCACGGGCGATCTTTCGGTCGATGAAATCGGCCATAGCCCGAGCCATGTTCCCTTCGGCGAAGGCGAGCCGCCCGAAGAGCCTCTCCTCTGGGTTCCCCTGGTGGTCGTTCCCCCGGCGGGATTTTCGGGCGGGCGGCGGGTCAAGGCGCCGACGGCCGATGTCGATTTGGCGCCTTCGATGGCCAACGCGTTGGCGCTTTCGCCGTCGAGCTATTTCCGCGGGGTCGATCTGTACCGCACCCTCGCCGGCTCGGTTCCCGAGTCGGGGCGGCCGCTGCTGGCCACGTCGGGCAACCGCTACGCGCTTCGCCTGGGAAATTTCGTGCTGCGCGGGTCGGATCGGCGCGAGGATCTGTGCGACGTGCTGATCGAGCCGGCGTGCATCGCGGACGTGAGCTCCACGCACCCCCTGGCCACGGAGGCCCTGGAGCGAATGCTTTTCGCGATCCTGCACGAGCCCGGCGAGACCCCGGTCCCGCGGGAACCGGTCACCCTGGATACGAAGGCGGGGGGCGCCCTAAAAGCGTGGGGGCGATGA